In Flavobacterium endoglycinae, one DNA window encodes the following:
- a CDS encoding DUF6377 domain-containing protein, whose product MQKIFVLYFLIAGFSLTAKETNPILEELDNVLLKKEVYLKQKYRKIETLKKNVSKYTVSQNNEELYHTYMSLFEEYKSFKYDSAYYYLEQSKIKAKVLKDPKYLSKSRIKEGFVLLSSGLFKEAIDTLDVIDDQKLDLKNKFEYYNIKARAYYDLADYNRDQRFNIHYVQQGNHFLKKALELIGTNTNEYWAAESLKRLKQQDWRGAEFAFSYWINNYNLPPDYYGIATSSLGYIYSERGYTKKAIHYLALAAIADVKNATKETVALRNLANELFKMGYLDKANEYINIAMDDATFYNARHRKIEISSILPIIEKAQLNNVKEKNDKLEKIIILLTILTLIIILFSIIIFKQLKERNKARKIMASSYAQLQEMNVSLSEANAIKEEYITYFIKATSAFINKIDHIQKSTLHKIITKKTDEVIASLKRYNVKEERENLFHQFDEIFLKLFPTFVTDFNNLFPNDHKSIVKKGELLNTELRIFALYRLGIQDSSQMAEFLELSVATIYTYKTRIKSKSDYKDTFEEKIMAIKTI is encoded by the coding sequence ATGCAAAAAATATTTGTTCTATATTTTTTAATTGCGGGTTTTTCTCTAACTGCGAAAGAGACCAATCCGATTCTTGAAGAATTAGATAATGTACTGCTCAAAAAAGAAGTTTACTTAAAACAGAAATATCGCAAAATTGAAACTTTAAAGAAAAATGTTTCAAAATATACCGTTAGTCAAAATAATGAAGAATTGTATCATACTTATATGTCGCTGTTTGAAGAATATAAATCTTTCAAATACGATTCGGCCTATTATTATTTAGAACAATCGAAAATCAAAGCCAAAGTTTTAAAAGATCCCAAGTATTTATCTAAAAGCCGAATCAAAGAGGGTTTTGTGCTTCTTTCTTCCGGACTTTTTAAAGAAGCCATTGATACATTAGATGTTATTGATGATCAAAAGCTGGATCTAAAAAACAAATTTGAATACTACAACATTAAAGCCCGCGCTTATTATGATTTAGCCGATTACAATCGTGACCAGCGTTTTAATATTCATTATGTACAGCAGGGAAATCATTTCTTAAAAAAAGCTTTAGAATTAATTGGAACAAATACCAATGAATATTGGGCTGCCGAAAGTTTAAAACGTCTTAAACAACAAGACTGGCGCGGCGCTGAATTCGCTTTTAGTTATTGGATTAACAATTACAATCTGCCGCCTGATTATTACGGAATCGCAACTTCGAGTCTGGGTTATATTTATTCGGAAAGAGGTTACACCAAAAAAGCGATTCATTATTTGGCTTTGGCGGCAATTGCCGATGTGAAAAATGCGACTAAAGAAACCGTAGCGCTTCGTAATCTGGCAAATGAGCTTTTTAAAATGGGCTATCTCGACAAAGCAAATGAATACATTAATATTGCAATGGATGATGCTACTTTTTACAACGCCAGACATCGCAAAATCGAAATTTCATCCATACTTCCGATTATCGAAAAAGCACAGCTGAATAATGTAAAAGAGAAGAATGACAAACTGGAAAAAATCATCATTTTACTGACAATCTTGACTTTGATAATCATTTTGTTCTCGATTATTATTTTCAAGCAATTGAAGGAAAGAAATAAAGCCAGAAAAATAATGGCTTCCTCTTATGCGCAGTTACAGGAAATGAATGTAAGTCTGAGTGAAGCCAATGCGATTAAAGAAGAATATATTACGTATTTTATTAAAGCTACTTCGGCTTTTATTAATAAAATTGACCATATTCAGAAAAGCACACTTCATAAAATAATTACCAAAAAAACCGATGAAGTGATTGCGAGTTTGAAACGTTATAATGTAAAAGAAGAAAGAGAAAACCTGTTCCATCAATTTGATGAGATCTTCCTTAAATTGTTTCCCACTTTTGTAACGGATTTTAATAATTTATTTCCCAACGATCATAAATCTATAGTTAAGAAAGGCGAACTTTTAAATACTGAACTTCGCATTTTCGCTTTATATCGATTAGGAATTCAGGACAGCAGTCAAATGGCAGAATTTCTAGAACTTTCTGTAGCTACCATCTACACCTATAAAACGAGAATTAAAAGCAAATCCGATTATAAAGATACTTTTGAAGAAAAAATTATGGCGATTAAAACCATATAA
- a CDS encoding DUF5004 domain-containing protein yields the protein MRSKSYYWLALFMCFFAVSCDNTEDGSYVDPITIYEKVNGNWGLTNLKMVDEFAKANKIEPSEENLSMYFNYEDFKIQFNVDEKNKPTSYEVSGNVPPLFAPKGYWQLSSDFQQTNANPVKIYLYSDAQKTQKTDELRVTSVPGKNGEMEFQLSHASGGTTFVTYVFKLNAIN from the coding sequence ATGAGAAGTAAAAGTTATTATTGGTTAGCTCTTTTTATGTGTTTTTTTGCAGTTAGCTGCGACAATACAGAAGATGGAAGCTACGTAGATCCCATTACAATTTATGAGAAAGTAAATGGTAACTGGGGACTAACAAATTTGAAAATGGTTGACGAATTTGCGAAGGCAAATAAGATCGAACCAAGCGAAGAAAACCTGAGTATGTATTTCAACTACGAGGATTTTAAAATCCAATTTAATGTAGATGAAAAAAACAAACCTACTAGTTATGAAGTATCAGGAAATGTACCTCCTTTATTTGCTCCAAAAGGATACTGGCAGTTAAGCTCAGATTTTCAGCAGACCAATGCAAATCCTGTAAAAATCTACTTGTACAGCGATGCACAGAAAACTCAAAAAACAGACGAACTTAGAGTAACATCAGTTCCTGGAAAGAATGGCGAAATGGAATTCCAATTATCGCATGCTTCAGGCGGAACAACGTTTGTGACTTATGTATTTAAATTAAATGCTATTAACTAA
- a CDS encoding SusC/RagA family TonB-linked outer membrane protein, whose product MNSKNKRIVLHQMWTTKSLVFMIFMLFISAGMFAQGKKLVTGTVYDNTGTVLPGASIIETGTRNATTTDFDGKFTLEVAVGGTIEVSFIGSTTQKIQITSSTTKLDVNLKNDGYQLNEVQVVSVGYGTQKKSDLTGSISTVTADNLVKGTISSTEQVLQGKVAGLNIIRPSGDPAAGATIRLRGGTSLTASNSPLIVVDGIAGVDINVVQPSDIKSVDVLKDASATAIYGSRGANGVIIITTKSGTKGVSVVYNGQSSVGYVADNLDLLSANQWRGYVRQTGNMDAVDFGGNTNWQKAIEQTAISQSHTLSINSGKADSGFRTSISYLNNEGVIKKSGLERISGNINAYQYLGDNKDVKFDMGLFANIDKWNPIDYRIFERAYNLNPTIPVYDANGNFTNVNFTLYENPVEILTNRTVDNERHRLLGYFKTEVKFLNDFQAVANISLEHNAVKGGTYKPTYAIMEGRSESGYAQRTYAEYTNAQGELYVNYNKVIDKHNISALAGYSYLENIYEGFGAQRSGFVTDAFGYNNLGAGYNYRLGDVYSYKGKSNLVSFYARANYNYDGKYLLTATVRRDGSSRFGENNKWGTFPSASVAWKISNEDFMSSTKNWLGSLKLRAGYGVTGNQDGIGEYKSLSILGVGNDSYYDPVTGTWSLAYSPKQNPNPDLKWESTRQLNIGVDFSLFDRITGSFEWYQKNTHDLLYTYEVPQPPYLVGTMLANVGEMSNKGVELTLNADIVRGDKFTWNANVTLGHNVQKIEKLSNPTYKTDVIYSGSLHGLAGMSGQYSQIIAEGYPVGTFWGFRNAGLDADGKIQYYNAAGDIVAESALVDADKTALGNIQPDLTLGIGMNFTYKNFDLGVSGYGMFGQKALNATNMMLNDPNRLPTYNVPDRFLNSGITSAPKYSDYWIEDASFFRLQTVSVGYTLPLNMKKSKLRMYIMGENLAVFTKYKGVDPEIGLNAQDGADQTGLAAPGIDKYNNYPRPTTISVGLNFTLNN is encoded by the coding sequence ATGAATAGTAAAAATAAAAGAATAGTCCTGCATCAAATGTGGACTACTAAATCGCTCGTATTCATGATTTTCATGCTTTTTATTTCGGCAGGAATGTTTGCGCAGGGAAAAAAGCTTGTAACAGGTACAGTTTATGACAATACTGGCACTGTACTTCCGGGAGCTTCGATTATCGAAACTGGAACGCGAAATGCTACTACAACCGATTTTGACGGTAAATTTACATTGGAGGTAGCCGTAGGAGGTACAATCGAAGTTTCATTCATCGGATCAACCACTCAAAAAATACAAATCACATCATCAACCACAAAACTAGATGTTAACCTTAAAAATGATGGATATCAATTAAATGAGGTCCAAGTGGTTTCTGTGGGATATGGAACTCAGAAAAAATCTGATTTAACAGGTTCAATTTCAACTGTTACGGCAGATAATTTAGTAAAAGGAACGATTTCTTCGACAGAACAGGTTTTACAAGGAAAAGTAGCCGGATTAAACATTATTCGCCCTTCAGGAGATCCTGCGGCGGGTGCTACTATTCGTTTACGTGGAGGAACTTCATTAACAGCAAGCAATAGTCCGCTTATTGTAGTTGACGGAATTGCGGGTGTTGATATCAATGTGGTACAACCTTCGGATATTAAATCGGTTGACGTTCTTAAAGATGCTTCTGCAACTGCAATCTACGGATCAAGAGGAGCAAACGGAGTTATCATCATTACCACAAAATCAGGAACTAAAGGCGTTTCTGTAGTATACAACGGTCAGTCAAGTGTGGGATATGTTGCTGATAATCTTGATTTATTATCGGCAAACCAATGGAGAGGATATGTTCGTCAGACAGGAAATATGGATGCAGTTGATTTTGGCGGCAACACCAACTGGCAGAAAGCAATCGAACAGACTGCAATTTCTCAGTCACATACTTTAAGTATCAATTCAGGAAAAGCAGATAGCGGTTTTAGAACTTCTATTTCATACTTAAACAATGAAGGCGTTATTAAAAAATCAGGTTTAGAAAGAATCAGCGGAAACATCAACGCTTACCAATATTTAGGCGATAATAAAGATGTAAAATTTGATATGGGATTATTTGCCAATATCGACAAATGGAATCCAATTGATTACAGAATTTTTGAACGTGCTTATAACTTAAACCCAACAATTCCGGTTTATGACGCAAACGGAAATTTCACGAACGTAAACTTTACACTTTACGAAAATCCGGTTGAAATTTTAACCAACAGAACAGTCGATAATGAAAGACACAGGCTTTTAGGTTATTTCAAAACAGAAGTTAAATTCTTAAATGATTTTCAAGCAGTGGCTAACATTTCGTTAGAACATAATGCAGTAAAAGGCGGAACTTACAAACCAACTTACGCGATTATGGAAGGACGTTCTGAGTCTGGATATGCACAAAGAACATATGCTGAATATACAAATGCACAAGGAGAACTTTACGTAAATTACAATAAAGTAATCGACAAACACAATATTAGCGCTCTTGCGGGTTATTCTTATCTTGAAAATATCTACGAAGGTTTTGGCGCACAGCGTTCTGGTTTCGTAACAGATGCTTTTGGATACAACAATTTAGGAGCGGGTTATAATTATCGTTTAGGTGACGTGTATTCATACAAAGGAAAATCAAATTTGGTTTCTTTTTATGCACGTGCTAACTACAACTACGATGGGAAATATTTGCTTACAGCTACTGTAAGAAGAGATGGTTCAAGCCGTTTTGGAGAAAACAATAAATGGGGAACTTTCCCATCTGCTTCTGTAGCTTGGAAAATTTCTAACGAAGACTTCATGAGCTCTACAAAAAACTGGTTGGGATCATTAAAATTAAGAGCAGGTTATGGAGTTACTGGTAACCAAGATGGAATTGGCGAGTACAAATCGCTTTCTATTTTAGGAGTTGGAAACGATAGTTACTACGATCCAGTTACAGGAACATGGAGTTTAGCATATTCTCCAAAACAAAACCCAAATCCTGATTTGAAATGGGAATCAACAAGACAATTAAACATTGGAGTAGATTTCAGTTTATTTGACAGAATTACAGGTTCATTCGAGTGGTACCAAAAAAACACTCACGATTTATTATACACTTACGAAGTGCCTCAGCCTCCGTACTTAGTAGGAACTATGCTGGCAAACGTTGGAGAAATGTCTAACAAAGGAGTTGAACTTACTTTAAATGCTGATATCGTAAGAGGAGATAAATTTACATGGAATGCTAATGTAACGCTTGGACACAACGTTCAGAAAATCGAGAAATTATCAAACCCAACGTATAAAACAGATGTTATTTACAGCGGTTCATTACACGGTTTAGCAGGTATGTCTGGACAATATTCTCAGATTATTGCGGAAGGATATCCAGTTGGAACATTCTGGGGATTCAGAAATGCAGGACTTGATGCCGATGGAAAAATCCAGTACTACAATGCTGCAGGAGATATTGTTGCAGAAAGCGCTTTAGTTGATGCTGATAAAACAGCTTTAGGAAACATTCAGCCAGATTTGACTTTAGGTATCGGGATGAACTTTACCTACAAAAATTTTGATCTTGGAGTTTCAGGTTATGGAATGTTCGGACAAAAAGCTTTAAATGCTACCAACATGATGCTGAACGATCCAAACAGGCTTCCAACTTACAATGTTCCAGACAGATTCCTAAACAGTGGTATTACATCGGCTCCAAAATATTCTGATTACTGGATTGAAGATGCGTCATTCTTTAGATTACAAACCGTTTCAGTTGGGTATACTTTACCATTGAATATGAAAAAATCAAAACTAAGAATGTACATCATGGGAGAAAATCTTGCCGTATTTACAAAATACAAAGGAGTAGATCCAGAGATTGGTTTAAATGCACAAGATGGTGCTGACCAAACAGGATTAGCAGCGCCAGGTATCGATAAGTACAACAATTATCCTAGACCAACTACAATTTCTGTGGGATTAAATTTCACTTTGAATAACTAA
- a CDS encoding RagB/SusD family nutrient uptake outer membrane protein, with the protein MKIKILGALVVSMLFTISCTDLSEDLYDRVEDGNFGNTPKEVDALVGGAYSSLRGFADGISNNYPTCEFVFFLNETVSDEATIPTRGTNWYDGGQYQDAQKHTWKADNRLILSAWRYNYTGIAKINSIIYQIDKSSLTDAAKAPIYAELKALRAYYYYNLLDAFGNVPIVVNFEDTSLPSNSTRKQVYDFVEKELLDAIPHLTSNVVYSKMTKNVAYALLARLYLNSEAFIGTARWQDCIDMCQKISGYTLTPDFFTNFSTQNEKSPEIIFAIPYDSKAGTVGNYMNSMSCHYLHRLTMSVSGTDYPWSANGMCAQPGVYSAFADTDKRKKCMVAGDQINMATGQVIIMDNGEPLTYTEDVTSVANAKDNEGVRLGKYEMKAGETWERDHDLVVIRYAEILMMQAECYVRLGSPDLAKPFVQQITTRAGAEMPAVIDLHFIDQELLREFAFEGRRRTDNIRFGTFFQPWWEKGTTPAYRAIFPIPSTVLTTNKNLIQNPGY; encoded by the coding sequence ATGAAAATCAAAATATTAGGAGCATTAGTAGTAAGTATGCTTTTTACGATATCATGTACCGATCTAAGTGAAGACTTATATGATAGAGTAGAAGATGGAAATTTTGGAAATACGCCAAAAGAAGTTGATGCATTGGTAGGAGGAGCGTATTCATCTTTAAGAGGTTTCGCTGACGGAATATCAAATAACTATCCAACCTGTGAGTTTGTATTCTTTTTGAATGAAACCGTTTCTGATGAAGCTACGATTCCAACAAGAGGAACCAACTGGTACGATGGCGGACAATATCAAGATGCACAAAAACATACTTGGAAAGCAGACAACCGTTTGATTCTTTCGGCATGGCGTTATAACTATACCGGAATTGCAAAAATCAACTCTATCATTTATCAAATCGATAAATCATCGTTGACAGATGCTGCAAAAGCACCCATTTATGCTGAATTAAAAGCATTAAGAGCGTATTACTATTACAACCTGTTGGATGCTTTTGGTAACGTGCCAATTGTTGTAAATTTTGAAGATACTTCACTGCCTTCAAATTCTACAAGAAAACAAGTGTATGATTTTGTTGAAAAAGAATTATTAGATGCTATTCCGCACTTAACATCAAATGTGGTGTATTCTAAAATGACAAAAAATGTAGCGTATGCTCTTTTAGCAAGATTATATCTGAATTCAGAAGCTTTTATTGGAACAGCACGTTGGCAGGATTGTATCGATATGTGCCAGAAAATTTCTGGATATACTTTAACACCAGATTTCTTTACCAATTTTTCAACTCAAAATGAAAAATCTCCAGAGATTATTTTTGCGATTCCTTACGATTCAAAGGCAGGGACAGTTGGAAACTACATGAACTCAATGTCTTGCCATTATCTGCACAGATTAACAATGTCAGTTTCAGGAACAGATTATCCATGGAGTGCAAACGGAATGTGTGCACAGCCGGGAGTTTATTCTGCTTTTGCTGATACCGACAAAAGAAAGAAATGTATGGTAGCCGGAGATCAAATCAACATGGCAACTGGACAAGTAATTATCATGGACAACGGAGAACCACTTACCTATACAGAAGATGTAACAAGCGTTGCTAACGCAAAAGACAATGAAGGTGTACGTTTAGGAAAATACGAAATGAAGGCCGGAGAAACATGGGAGCGTGACCACGATTTAGTAGTAATTCGTTATGCTGAAATTTTAATGATGCAGGCAGAATGTTACGTGCGTTTAGGTTCTCCAGATTTGGCAAAACCTTTTGTACAGCAAATCACAACACGAGCAGGAGCAGAAATGCCAGCAGTAATCGACCTGCATTTTATCGATCAGGAGTTACTTAGAGAATTTGCTTTTGAAGGAAGAAGAAGAACAGACAACATTCGTTTTGGAACATTCTTCCAGCCATGGTGGGAAAAAGGAACAACGCCTGCTTACAGAGCAATTTTTCCAATACCAAGTACAGTTTTAACAACAAACAAAAATTTAATACAAAATCCTGGGTATTAA
- a CDS encoding glycoside hydrolase family 71/99-like protein produces the protein MKRYITLLFFGIMNILLVSSCSSDDKGSDEPVKPEVVEPVAIEKTNSTKIYVHYMPWFETNESSADKKWGYHWTMANKNPNNIGANNQREIAAYYYPMIGPYHSGDKSVIENHLLLMKYSGIDGVLIDWYGTYDVNDYRMVKENTEQLIAMLDKVGLEYAIVYEDRVTTNVVNVGKAISVTSAAKTDLAYLEKNCFSDANYIKVNGKPLLLNFGPIVLQTPAEWTNVFNTLTTKPTFLTLWGESSDAGVNASGEYAWVYKDNSFLTNFYTNTKPNLSVAMGSAYPGFKDFYAEGGGGAAIGWTIDHKNGATLDETLQMAKNANVNYLQLITWNDFGEGTMIEPTVEFGYTFIEKIKTFAGVKNTESVFLEISKMYNLRVQKKGNADTQKKLDQAFNYFVSMQPAKAKQLINEIK, from the coding sequence ATGAAAAGATATATCACATTATTGTTTTTTGGAATAATGAACATTTTACTCGTTTCTAGCTGCAGCAGTGATGATAAAGGTTCAGATGAACCAGTAAAACCCGAAGTGGTCGAGCCGGTTGCGATTGAAAAAACAAACAGCACCAAAATTTACGTTCATTATATGCCTTGGTTTGAAACCAACGAAAGTTCAGCCGATAAAAAATGGGGATACCACTGGACAATGGCAAATAAAAATCCAAACAATATAGGCGCAAACAATCAAAGAGAAATTGCGGCTTATTATTATCCAATGATTGGGCCTTACCATTCTGGAGATAAAAGTGTGATTGAGAATCATTTATTATTGATGAAGTATTCAGGAATTGACGGCGTTTTGATCGACTGGTACGGGACTTACGATGTCAACGACTACCGAATGGTAAAAGAAAATACAGAACAGCTTATTGCTATGCTCGATAAAGTGGGTTTAGAATATGCCATAGTTTACGAAGATCGTGTAACAACTAATGTGGTAAATGTCGGAAAAGCAATTTCAGTAACCAGCGCAGCCAAAACGGATTTAGCCTATTTAGAGAAAAATTGTTTCAGTGATGCCAATTACATCAAAGTAAATGGAAAACCATTATTGCTGAATTTTGGTCCAATTGTATTGCAAACGCCTGCCGAATGGACAAACGTTTTCAATACTTTAACCACAAAACCTACTTTTTTAACTCTTTGGGGCGAATCTTCAGACGCTGGTGTAAATGCATCAGGAGAATATGCATGGGTTTACAAAGACAATAGCTTTTTGACTAATTTTTATACCAATACCAAACCAAACCTTTCGGTTGCAATGGGAAGCGCTTATCCTGGTTTTAAAGATTTTTATGCCGAAGGTGGAGGCGGAGCAGCGATTGGATGGACAATTGATCATAAAAACGGAGCTACACTTGATGAAACACTTCAAATGGCTAAAAATGCCAATGTGAACTATTTACAATTAATCACTTGGAATGACTTTGGAGAAGGAACCATGATCGAGCCAACAGTAGAATTTGGATACACATTCATAGAAAAAATAAAAACATTTGCCGGAGTAAAAAACACCGAATCCGTTTTTCTTGAAATCAGTAAAATGTACAACCTGCGTGTTCAAAAGAAAGGCAATGCCGATACCCAGAAAAAACTGGATCAGGCTTTTAATTATTTTGTTTCAATGCAGCCTGCAAAAGCAAAACAGTTAATAAATGAAATTAAATAA